The Pseudomonas berkeleyensis genome includes a region encoding these proteins:
- a CDS encoding class 1 fructose-bisphosphatase, whose translation MSRVTLSRYLIEQTRSHNTPADLRFLIEVVARACKAISHQVSKGALGGVLGSLDSENVQGEVQKKLDVISNEILLEANEWGGHLAGMASEEMDNAYQIPGKYPKGAYLLVFDPLDGSSNIDVNVSVGTIFSVLRCPDRNGQTGDLGEEAFLQPGTQQVAAGYAIYGPQTMLMLTMGDGVKGFTLDRELGSFVLTHDNIKVPESTKEFAINMSNQRHWEAPVQRYVSELLAGETGPLGRNYNMRWIASMVADVHRILTRGGVFMYPRDAREPDKPGKLRLMYEANPMSMIIEQAGGAATDGSQRILDIQPTSLHQRVPVFLGSKEEVLRITAYHRS comes from the coding sequence ATGTCCCGCGTCACCCTGAGCCGCTACCTGATCGAGCAGACTCGCAGCCATAACACCCCGGCCGACCTGCGTTTCCTTATCGAAGTCGTGGCGCGGGCCTGCAAGGCGATCAGCCATCAGGTCTCCAAGGGCGCCCTTGGCGGCGTGCTGGGCAGCCTGGACAGCGAGAACGTGCAGGGTGAAGTACAGAAAAAACTCGACGTGATCTCCAACGAAATCCTGCTGGAAGCCAACGAGTGGGGCGGCCACCTGGCCGGTATGGCGTCCGAGGAAATGGACAACGCCTACCAGATCCCCGGCAAGTACCCGAAGGGTGCCTACCTGCTGGTATTCGATCCGCTGGACGGCTCCAGCAATATCGATGTCAACGTCTCGGTCGGCACTATCTTCTCCGTGCTGCGTTGCCCTGATCGCAACGGCCAGACCGGCGACCTGGGCGAGGAAGCCTTCCTCCAGCCGGGCACCCAACAGGTCGCTGCCGGTTATGCCATCTATGGCCCGCAGACCATGCTGATGCTGACCATGGGCGATGGCGTCAAGGGTTTCACCCTGGATCGTGAGCTGGGCAGCTTCGTGCTCACCCACGACAACATCAAGGTGCCGGAGTCCACCAAGGAATTCGCCATCAACATGTCCAACCAGCGCCACTGGGAAGCCCCGGTGCAGCGTTACGTTTCCGAACTGCTGGCCGGTGAGACCGGGCCGCTGGGGCGTAACTACAACATGCGCTGGATCGCCTCCATGGTGGCCGATGTGCACCGTATCCTCACCCGTGGCGGCGTATTCATGTACCCGCGCGATGCCCGCGAGCCGGATAAGCCCGGCAAGCTGCGTCTGATGTACGAGGCCAATCCGATGTCGATGATCATCGAGCAGGCCGGTGGCGCTGCCACCGATGGCAGCCAACGCATTCTCGACATCCAGCCCACCTCTCTGCACCAGCGTGTGCCGGTATTCCTCGGTTCGAAGGAAGAAGTGCTGCGCATCACTGCCTACCACCGCAGCTGA
- a CDS encoding DUF924 family protein encodes MQPWQPLLDWWFGADHGTASEVAAARHQLWFGKRESQDQEASERFGALVEQALAGGLQSWRETPQGWLALLILLDQLPRMIFRDTPRAFSGDVRARPLLRDGLASGLDCGLAPIQRVFAYLIFEHAEELALQDRAVELFRQLLDEADADERALFASYLDFAERHQQVIARFGRFPHRNAILGRASTDEEQAFLREPGSRF; translated from the coding sequence ATGCAACCCTGGCAGCCGCTGCTTGACTGGTGGTTCGGTGCCGATCACGGCACGGCCTCCGAGGTGGCAGCGGCGCGTCATCAACTCTGGTTCGGCAAACGCGAAAGTCAGGATCAGGAGGCCAGCGAGCGTTTTGGCGCGTTGGTCGAACAAGCTCTGGCCGGTGGACTGCAAAGTTGGCGAGAAACTCCGCAGGGCTGGCTGGCCTTGCTGATTCTGCTCGACCAACTGCCGCGTATGATCTTTCGCGATACGCCGCGCGCCTTCTCTGGCGATGTCCGGGCCCGGCCGTTGTTGCGCGATGGCCTGGCGAGTGGTCTGGATTGCGGGTTGGCGCCAATCCAGCGCGTGTTCGCCTACCTGATTTTCGAGCATGCCGAAGAACTGGCCTTGCAGGATCGAGCGGTCGAGCTTTTTCGCCAATTGCTCGATGAAGCCGATGCCGATGAACGTGCGCTGTTCGCCAGCTATCTCGACTTCGCCGAGCGTCATCAGCAGGTGATCGCTCGCTTTGGTCGTTTCCCTCATCGCAATGCCATTCTCGGCCGTGCGTCCACTGACGAAGAACAGGCCTTTCTACGGGAACCTGGCTCGCGTTTCTGA
- a CDS encoding lipocalin family protein, protein MRSILIASAFLALAGCANSGTGRIPMEPPQTMQVDLQRYQGTWYELARLPMFFQRNCVQSEAHYGLRDDGRIDVTNRCRDEDGEWQEAKGTAEPQVEGRTDKLWVRFDNWASKLLPIKGDYWVIYHDEDYRVALVGHPERKYLWLLSRTPEVDQETRDKLLSVAREQGYTTGDLIWRKAD, encoded by the coding sequence ATGCGTTCGATTCTTATCGCCAGTGCCTTTCTCGCCTTGGCCGGCTGCGCCAACTCCGGTACCGGCCGTATTCCAATGGAGCCGCCGCAAACCATGCAGGTCGACCTGCAGCGCTATCAGGGCACCTGGTACGAGCTGGCGCGTTTGCCGATGTTCTTCCAGCGCAATTGCGTGCAGTCCGAAGCGCACTACGGCCTGCGTGACGATGGGCGCATCGACGTGACCAACCGTTGCCGTGACGAAGATGGCGAGTGGCAGGAGGCCAAGGGCACCGCCGAGCCTCAGGTCGAGGGCCGCACCGACAAGCTGTGGGTGCGCTTCGACAACTGGGCCAGCAAGCTGCTGCCGATCAAGGGCGACTACTGGGTGATCTACCACGACGAGGATTACCGCGTGGCGTTGGTCGGCCACCCCGAGCGCAAGTATCTCTGGTTGTTGTCGCGCACGCCGGAGGTGGATCAGGAAACCCGTGACAAACTGCTGTCGGTCGCCCGCGAGCAGGGTTACACCACTGGCGATCTGATCTGGCGCAAAGCCGATTGA
- the pip gene encoding prolyl aminopeptidase, producing the protein MQTLYPEIKPYARHELAVESPHVLYVDESGSADGLPVLFIHGGPGAGCDAASRRYFDPALYRIVTFDQRGCGRSTPHASLENNTTQSLIADIERIREHLGVDKFVLFGGSWGSTLALAYAQAHPQRVLGLILRGIFLCRPQEFQWFYQEGASRLFPDYWEDYLAPIPVDERGDLMQAFYKRLTGADQIAQMHAAKAWSTWEGRTATLRPNTQVVDRFSDAHRALSIARIECHYFVNDAFLEPDQLLRDMPKIAHLPGIIVHGRYDVICPLDNAWALHHAWPNSELQIIRDAGHSAAEPGITDALVRAADVLVRRLLDLPLEDA; encoded by the coding sequence ATGCAGACTCTGTATCCGGAAATCAAACCTTACGCCCGCCATGAACTGGCGGTCGAGTCGCCGCATGTGCTCTACGTCGACGAGAGCGGCTCGGCGGACGGGTTGCCGGTGCTGTTCATCCATGGCGGCCCAGGCGCCGGCTGCGATGCTGCCAGCCGGCGCTATTTCGATCCGGCGTTGTATCGCATCGTCACGTTCGACCAGCGTGGCTGCGGCCGTTCGACGCCGCACGCCAGCCTGGAAAACAACACCACCCAGTCGTTGATCGCCGATATCGAGCGTATCCGTGAGCACCTGGGCGTCGACAAGTTCGTGCTGTTCGGTGGTTCCTGGGGCTCGACGCTGGCGTTGGCCTACGCTCAGGCGCACCCCCAGCGGGTACTCGGCCTGATTCTGCGCGGTATCTTCCTGTGTCGGCCGCAGGAGTTTCAGTGGTTCTACCAGGAGGGGGCCAGCCGGCTGTTCCCCGATTACTGGGAGGACTATCTGGCTCCGATTCCGGTAGACGAGCGGGGCGACCTGATGCAGGCGTTCTACAAGCGTCTGACCGGCGCCGATCAGATCGCTCAGATGCATGCCGCCAAGGCCTGGTCCACCTGGGAAGGACGCACCGCCACCCTGCGCCCCAACACCCAGGTGGTCGATCGTTTCAGCGATGCCCATCGGGCGTTGTCCATCGCTCGCATCGAGTGTCACTACTTCGTCAACGACGCCTTTCTCGAACCCGATCAGTTACTGCGTGACATGCCGAAAATCGCCCATTTGCCGGGCATCATCGTGCATGGCCGATACGACGTCATTTGTCCACTGGACAATGCCTGGGCGTTGCACCACGCATGGCCGAACAGCGAGCTGCAGATCATCCGTGATGCGGGGCACTCGGCGGCCGAGCCGGGTATCACCGATGCACTGGTGCGCGCGGCCGATGTGCTGGTGCGCCGCCTGCTCGATCTACCGCTGGAGGATGCGTGA
- the dtd gene encoding D-aminoacyl-tRNA deacylase, with the protein MKLLIQRVANARVEVAGEVVGSIDQGLLALVGIEPQDDLASLARALHKLLNYRVFSDDAGKMNRSLKDVGGGLLLVSQFTLAAETKSGMRPSFSSAAPPAQGAALFDGLVELARAEHPQVATGRFGADMQVHLVNDGPVTFLLEV; encoded by the coding sequence GTGAAGCTGCTGATCCAGCGTGTCGCCAACGCGCGGGTCGAGGTTGCAGGTGAGGTGGTTGGCAGCATCGATCAGGGTTTGTTGGCACTGGTCGGTATCGAGCCGCAGGACGATCTGGCCAGCCTGGCCCGTGCCCTGCACAAGTTGCTGAACTATCGGGTGTTCAGCGATGACGCTGGCAAGATGAATCGCTCGCTGAAGGATGTCGGTGGTGGCCTGCTGCTGGTGTCGCAGTTCACATTGGCGGCCGAGACCAAGAGCGGTATGCGCCCCAGCTTCTCCAGCGCCGCGCCGCCAGCTCAGGGCGCTGCATTGTTCGATGGCCTGGTTGAACTGGCCAGAGCCGAGCATCCTCAGGTCGCCACCGGCCGCTTTGGCGCGGATATGCAGGTGCATCTGGTCAACGATGGGCCGGTGACTTTCCTGCTGGAAGTTTGA
- a CDS encoding 16S rRNA (uracil(1498)-N(3))-methyltransferase, translating to MNLLLLEDADFVSAGRARLSGRRLKHLNEVHRAQAGDSLRVGLLGGQMGQGRLLTLDGEHAELEVELNQTPPSKLPLTLVLALPRPKMLKRVLQTVATMGVPRLVLVNSYRVEKSFWQTPFLEPEAIREQLILGLEQARDTVLPEVVIEKRFKPFVEDRLPALAAGTLGLVGHPGEFPPCPRAVTEPVTLAIGPEGGWIPYEVELLKQAAGLQPVQLGERILRVETAVPVLLARLF from the coding sequence TTGAACCTGCTGCTGCTGGAAGACGCTGACTTCGTCAGCGCTGGCCGCGCCCGCCTCAGCGGGCGTCGGCTCAAACACCTCAATGAAGTCCATCGCGCACAAGCCGGCGATAGCCTGCGCGTCGGTCTGCTAGGCGGGCAGATGGGCCAAGGTCGACTGCTCACCCTCGACGGCGAGCACGCCGAACTCGAGGTCGAGCTGAACCAGACGCCACCCTCCAAGCTGCCGTTGACCCTGGTGCTCGCCCTGCCCCGACCGAAAATGCTCAAGCGCGTGCTGCAGACAGTAGCCACCATGGGTGTACCGCGGCTGGTGCTGGTCAACAGTTACCGCGTGGAGAAGAGCTTCTGGCAAACCCCGTTTCTTGAGCCAGAGGCGATCCGCGAGCAACTGATCCTTGGCCTGGAGCAGGCACGCGACACCGTGCTGCCCGAGGTGGTTATCGAGAAGCGCTTCAAACCCTTCGTCGAAGATCGTCTACCGGCACTGGCGGCGGGCACATTGGGGCTGGTCGGCCATCCGGGCGAGTTCCCCCCCTGCCCTCGTGCGGTCACAGAGCCGGTCACCCTGGCCATAGGCCCGGAAGGTGGCTGGATTCCCTACGAAGTGGAGTTGCTGAAACAGGCGGCAGGCTTGCAGCCCGTACAGCTTGGCGAACGTATCCTGCGGGTGGAGACGGCCGTACCGGTTTTGCTGGCCAGGTTGTTCTGA
- the tatC gene encoding twin-arginine translocase subunit TatC: MSRLPENDQEMPLVSHLTELRTRLLRCVGAIFLIFFCLFYFAQTIYTLVSAPLRKYLPEGATMIATDVASPFLTPFKLTMIVALFLAMPVILHQVWGFIAPGLYKHEKRIAVPLLISSIILFYAGMAFAYFLVFPIIFHFFASVTPEGVSMMTDIASYLDFVMTLFFAFGVAFEIPVAVVLLIWIGVVDVEYLRKIRPYVIIGCFVVGMILTPPDIFSQTLLAVPMWLLFELGILAGSLIRKRQSEPPDEDETPSDQPPAPLS, encoded by the coding sequence ATGAGCCGCCTGCCTGAAAACGACCAGGAGATGCCCCTGGTCTCGCACCTGACCGAACTGCGTACCCGATTGCTACGCTGCGTGGGCGCGATATTCCTGATCTTCTTCTGCCTGTTCTACTTCGCCCAGACCATCTACACCCTGGTCTCCGCGCCGCTGCGCAAGTACCTGCCGGAAGGCGCGACGATGATCGCCACCGACGTGGCCTCACCGTTCCTGACGCCATTCAAGCTGACCATGATCGTGGCGCTGTTCCTGGCCATGCCGGTGATCCTGCACCAGGTCTGGGGCTTCATCGCGCCCGGCCTGTACAAACACGAAAAGCGCATCGCCGTACCGCTGCTGATATCGAGCATCATCCTGTTCTACGCCGGCATGGCCTTCGCCTACTTCCTGGTGTTCCCGATCATCTTCCACTTCTTCGCCAGCGTGACGCCCGAAGGCGTGTCGATGATGACCGATATCGCCAGCTACCTCGACTTCGTGATGACGCTGTTCTTCGCCTTCGGTGTGGCGTTCGAAATCCCGGTAGCGGTGGTGCTGCTGATCTGGATCGGCGTGGTCGACGTCGAGTACCTGCGCAAGATCCGTCCCTACGTGATCATCGGCTGCTTCGTAGTCGGCATGATCCTCACTCCGCCGGACATCTTCTCGCAGACCCTGCTGGCCGTGCCCATGTGGCTACTGTTCGAGTTGGGCATCCTGGCCGGCAGCCTGATCCGCAAGCGCCAGAGCGAGCCGCCAGACGAGGATGAAACCCCGTCCGACCAGCCTCCCGCACCGCTGTCTTGA
- the tatB gene encoding Sec-independent protein translocase protein TatB, with amino-acid sequence MFGISFSELLLVALIALLVLGPERLPGAARTAGLWIGRIKRSFNAIKTEVEREIGADEIRRQLHNEQILQLEREMQATKNDLMGQKPADTEQPATAQVQAAEQPPAEPQPAPSQQQPTTASSQDNTPKP; translated from the coding sequence ATGTTCGGTATCAGTTTCAGCGAACTGCTGCTGGTCGCCCTGATCGCCCTGCTGGTGCTCGGCCCCGAGCGCCTGCCGGGCGCTGCGCGTACGGCCGGTCTGTGGATAGGCCGCATCAAGCGCAGCTTCAATGCGATCAAGACGGAAGTCGAAAGGGAAATCGGTGCCGACGAGATTCGTCGCCAGTTGCACAACGAGCAGATCCTGCAACTGGAGCGGGAAATGCAGGCTACCAAGAACGACTTGATGGGACAGAAGCCGGCCGACACTGAGCAGCCTGCAACCGCACAGGTGCAAGCCGCTGAACAGCCGCCAGCCGAGCCGCAGCCTGCCCCATCCCAGCAGCAGCCGACCACTGCGTCCAGCCAGGACAATACGCCGAAACCATGA
- a CDS encoding twin-arginine translocase TatA/TatE family subunit: protein MGIFDWKHWVVILIVVVLVFGTKKLKNLGSDLGETIKGFRKAMNEEEGKPADAQQQPPQPQAQQPLNQPHTVDVQATKVEEPSRKD from the coding sequence ATGGGTATTTTCGACTGGAAACACTGGGTAGTCATCCTGATCGTCGTGGTGCTGGTGTTCGGCACCAAGAAACTGAAGAACCTCGGCTCCGACCTCGGCGAAACCATCAAGGGCTTTCGCAAGGCGATGAACGAGGAAGAAGGCAAACCAGCCGACGCTCAACAGCAACCACCGCAGCCACAAGCGCAACAACCGCTGAACCAACCTCACACCGTGGACGTTCAGGCGACCAAGGTGGAAGAGCCCTCCCGCAAGGACTGA